The following proteins come from a genomic window of Vanessa tameamea isolate UH-Manoa-2023 chromosome 6, ilVanTame1 primary haplotype, whole genome shotgun sequence:
- the LOC113393551 gene encoding peroxisomal targeting signal 2 receptor, whose amino-acid sequence MPTFLTPGRHGYSVRFSRTRPDSLAVATSQYYGLAGGGTLFFLELSPEGTTIVELQKLEWSDGLFDVTWSGTADGVAACGAGDGAVIVWRGGCAAPLRVLRAHHSEVCSVDWPRAHLLSASWDTTVKLWDPESEVCLSTFSGHSQLVYTATFSPHSPATFASVSGDGHLKLWTCTESSRPAAVIKAHDAEVLSCDWSRLETHALATAGSDGLVRGWDLRRLTSPMFTLKGCECAVRRVQFSPHAPSVLAAVSYDFTTRIWDLKRGCDPLETIRHHSEFTYGLDWNALRPHQIADCGWDSLVHVFTPRSLV is encoded by the exons ATGCCAACATTTCTAACACCAGGCCGCCATGGCTACAGTGTTCGTTTTTCCAGAACACGACCAGATTCATTGGCTGTAGCCACCAGTCAGTATTATGGTCTCGCTGGGGGTGGGACATTATTCTTCTTAGAATTATCACCGGAAGGAACCACAATAGTTGAACTACAGAAATTAGAATGGAGTGATGGACTGTTTGATGTG ACATGGTCCGGTACAGCAGATGGTGTTGCCGCTTGTGGGGCAGGTGATGGTGCTGTGATAGTGTGGAGAGGAGGATGTGCAGCCCCCTTGAGGGTTTTAAGGGCACATCATAGCGAGGTGTGCTCTGTGGATTGGCCCCGAGCACATTTACTAAGTGCCAGTTGGGATACAACAGTCAAATTG TGGGATCCCGAATCTGAAGTGTGTCTCAGTACATTTTCGGGTCATTCTCAGCTGGTTTACACGGCGACGTTTTCTCCACACTCGCCAGCCACCTTCGCTTCAGTCTCTGGTGACGGTCATCTCAAACTGTGGACGTGTACGGAATCAAGTAGACCGGCTGCTGTGATAAAAGCACATGATGCTGAG GTGCTGTCTTGTGATTGGAGTAGACTAGAGACGCATGCGCTAGCTACCGCGGGCTCCGACGGACTTGTCAGAGGTTGGGATCTTAGACGACTCACATCACCCATGTTTACTCTTaaag GATGCGAATGTGCAGTACGACGAGTTCAGTTCTCACCGCACGCTCCTTCGGTTTTAGCTGCAGTGTCATACGACTTCACGACTAG aatatggGATCTAAAGCGAGGCTGTGATCCTCTAGAAACTATCAGACATCATTCCGAGTTCACGTACGGTCTAGATTGGAACGCGTTAAGGCCCCATCAAATAGCAGACTGTGGTTGGGATTCGCTAGTACACGTCTTCACTCCAAGATCTCTGGTTTGA